The DNA region TCTCGGGCCGAATCCGCGCGCCGGGCTCGGGTCGGGGTTTCCGAGACCGCTTCTAGGGATTCTGGAACCGGGGGGCGCGCTTCTCGAAGTTCGCCTTCACGCTCTCGACCTGATTGGGCCGGCCCATCAGCGAGCGCTGCAGGGTCTCTTCGAGGAGGAAGCCGTCGGCGGCCGGGGCGTGCCAGGCTTCCTGGAACAGGCGCTTGGCGGCGCGGATCGCGTCCGGGCTCTTGCCGGCGATCTCGGCGGCGAGCGCGAGCGCGTCCTCGCGCGGGGTGGCCGAGACGCGGGTGGCAAGGCCAATCTCCTTCGCCTCGGTCCCGGAGACGACGCGGCCGGTGAGCGTGAGCTCGAGCGCGACGTCGAGCGGGAGCAGGCGGCGCAGCGACTGGGTCGCGGACATGTCGGGGATCAGGCCCCACTTGATCTCCATCACCGACATCCGCGCGTCGGGCGCGACGATGCGCAGGTCGGCGCCGAGCGC from Deltaproteobacteria bacterium includes:
- a CDS encoding enoyl-CoA hydratase (Catalyzes the reversible hydration of unsaturated fatty acyl-CoA to beta-hydroxyacyl-CoA) — protein: ALGADLRIVAPDARMSVMEIKWGLIPDMSATQSLRRLLPLDVALELTLTGRVVSGTEAKEIGLATRVSATPREDALALAAEIAGKSPDAIRAAKRLFQEAWHAPAADGFLLEETLQRSLMGRPNQVESVKANFEKRAPRFQNP